In Gammaproteobacteria bacterium, a genomic segment contains:
- a CDS encoding cell division protein FtsQ/DivIB, translated as METAAMNQNHPAYRKVLVVIVAIVALVMLVIVVDWIFRAATFPVNEIQLQGEFNRVSRVDIERKLYNHVLDNYLMLNLDAIRTDIESLPWVFRASVTRRWPSGLHIEYREQHLMAHWQENKWLNHQGDVVALDRDYVPEPAFPRLDGPAGTANLVHAAYTRFRDMLAVAGLQMQAVSLSDRRSWSIRLQDGTELLLGRNEIAERLQRFIDVYPDLKQVHEGRLVRVDLRYTNGFSVAGSKDAETVTGTDAGRMKG; from the coding sequence ATGGAAACTGCCGCGATGAACCAGAATCATCCCGCGTATCGCAAGGTGCTTGTGGTTATTGTGGCAATTGTTGCGCTGGTGATGTTGGTAATAGTTGTTGACTGGATTTTTCGTGCCGCCACTTTTCCAGTCAACGAGATTCAGCTGCAAGGTGAATTCAATCGTGTCAGCAGGGTGGATATCGAAAGAAAATTGTACAACCATGTTTTGGATAATTACCTGATGCTTAATCTGGACGCCATCCGGACGGATATCGAAAGCCTGCCGTGGGTCTTTCGTGCATCAGTAACGCGTCGTTGGCCTTCAGGTCTGCATATTGAATACAGAGAGCAACACCTGATGGCGCACTGGCAAGAGAACAAATGGCTTAACCACCAGGGAGATGTTGTCGCACTGGATCGTGACTACGTGCCTGAGCCAGCTTTCCCGAGACTGGATGGTCCCGCGGGAACCGCGAACCTGGTACATGCCGCCTATACAAGGTTCAGGGACATGCTCGCGGTTGCCGGTCTGCAAATGCAGGCTGTCAGTCTCAGTGACAGACGATCGTGGAGTATACGTTTGCAGGATGGTACCGAACTGCTACTGGGCAGAAACGAGATTGCCGAGCGCTTGCAGCGATTTATCGATGTGTACCCTGATTTGAAACAAGTACATGAAGGCCGTCTGGTGCGTGTCGATCTGCGTTATACAAACGGATTCAGTGTTGCGGGCAGCAAGGATGCGGAAACGGTTACCGGAACCGATGCCGGGAGGATGAAGGGGTAA
- a CDS encoding M23 family metallopeptidase — MNILLVSSRAGKARHITLNHRHVSVLILVGIIYLPLFFGFIGIEINKMVQRHYGLDGEVLAAQKYEVLRLRSELRKTRVRAESHLNALAQRMGRMQARLLRLDALGGRLTRMANLDSREFDFDSDPAVGGPSKPNAEGEHFDIISTLDQLAEAVEAKTHHLAALESLMMDRQLTEAVTPSGWPVGGGWVSSRFGMRADPFSGRSAFHKGVDIASPMGSKIKAMGDGVVSHAGEKTGYGLMVEVTHGKGYVTRYAHASAVLVKVGDRVSKGDPVAEVGTSGRSTGPHLHFEVVRNGKAADPLHYLHSPRRGS; from the coding sequence ATGAATATATTATTGGTATCCAGTCGAGCGGGGAAAGCCCGCCATATCACCTTAAATCACCGTCATGTCAGTGTATTGATCCTTGTTGGCATCATCTATTTACCTCTTTTTTTCGGGTTTATTGGTATTGAAATCAACAAGATGGTTCAGCGCCATTATGGTCTCGATGGCGAGGTTCTGGCGGCTCAAAAATATGAGGTTCTCCGGCTTCGTAGCGAGCTACGTAAAACCCGGGTACGCGCCGAAAGTCATTTGAATGCCTTGGCCCAAAGAATGGGACGTATGCAGGCGCGATTGTTGCGCCTGGACGCGTTGGGTGGCCGGCTCACCCGTATGGCCAACCTCGATAGCCGGGAATTCGATTTCGACAGTGATCCGGCTGTGGGTGGCCCCTCCAAGCCAAATGCGGAAGGTGAGCATTTCGACATCATTTCTACATTGGACCAGCTGGCCGAAGCGGTAGAAGCCAAGACTCATCATTTGGCAGCGCTGGAATCATTAATGATGGATCGACAGTTGACTGAGGCGGTAACGCCATCTGGTTGGCCGGTAGGCGGTGGCTGGGTAAGCTCCCGGTTTGGTATGCGCGCCGATCCATTTAGTGGCCGAAGCGCATTTCACAAGGGCGTGGATATCGCCAGCCCAATGGGTTCAAAAATCAAGGCCATGGGCGATGGTGTTGTCAGTCACGCCGGTGAAAAAACAGGTTATGGCCTGATGGTTGAAGTAACCCATGGTAAAGGGTACGTTACACGTTATGCGCATGCATCCGCAGTATTGGTCAAGGTGGGTGACAGGGTGAGCAAGGGCGATCCCGTGGCAGAGGTAGGTACCTCTGGACGTTCAACCGGCCCACATTTGCATTTCGAAGTGGTTCGGAATGGCAAGGCGGCCGACCCACTGCATTACCTGCATAGTCCGCGACGCGGATCCTGA
- the lpxC gene encoding UDP-3-O-acyl-N-acetylglucosamine deacetylase → MVVQHTLGNSISATGIGLHTGQRVGITLRPAPEGFGIQFSRVDLNPVVQISARPENVGDTRLSTVLEKDGVQISTVEHLMAALAGLGIDNVRVDVDGPEVPIMDGSASPFVFLIESAGIVAQNFPREFIRILKPVEVRDGDKWARLEPADTFNIEFSIDFQHPVLRQSGQTVTFNFGTNSFIRDVSRARTFGFVRDVEALRAQGLILGGGLENAIVLDDKGILNEDKLRYFNEFVKHKVLDAFGDLYLLGRPIIGAFRAHKSGHSLNNRLIRTLLETSNWERITRIENSVESDPISASAGAL, encoded by the coding sequence ATGGTAGTTCAGCATACGCTGGGGAATTCAATTAGTGCCACGGGAATCGGGCTGCACACCGGTCAGCGTGTTGGTATTACGCTGCGACCGGCCCCAGAAGGGTTCGGAATCCAGTTCTCCAGGGTGGATCTGAACCCGGTGGTTCAAATTTCGGCACGCCCTGAAAATGTCGGTGATACCAGGCTGTCTACTGTGCTGGAGAAAGATGGTGTCCAGATATCCACCGTTGAGCACCTGATGGCTGCTTTGGCGGGGTTGGGCATAGATAATGTGCGAGTGGATGTGGATGGCCCCGAAGTACCGATTATGGATGGCAGTGCCAGCCCGTTTGTGTTCCTGATCGAGTCCGCTGGCATAGTTGCCCAGAATTTCCCGAGGGAATTTATCCGGATACTGAAGCCTGTCGAGGTTCGTGACGGTGACAAATGGGCCCGACTTGAGCCTGCAGATACCTTTAATATAGAGTTCTCAATCGATTTTCAGCACCCGGTGCTTCGCCAGTCCGGGCAAACAGTGACATTTAATTTTGGTACAAATTCATTTATTCGCGATGTGAGCCGAGCCCGCACATTCGGTTTTGTGCGTGATGTCGAGGCGCTGCGTGCCCAGGGCCTGATCTTGGGCGGTGGACTGGAAAACGCGATAGTGCTTGACGATAAGGGTATTCTAAACGAAGATAAGCTTCGATATTTCAATGAATTTGTAAAACATAAGGTGCTGGATGCCTTTGGCGACCTGTATTTGCTGGGTCGCCCCATAATCGGGGCATTTCGCGCCCATAAATCCGGGCATTCCCTGAATAACAGGCTGATTCGAACGTTGCTTGAGACAAGCAATTGGGAGCGCATTACTCGAATCGAGAATTCGGTGGAATCAGACCCGATAAGCGCGAGTGCCGGCGCTCTATAA
- the ftsZ gene encoding cell division protein FtsZ — protein sequence MFELMDTYDQQAVIKVVGVGGGGGNAVNHMVGANIEGVEFINANTDAQALNSSPVATVLQLGANLTKGLGCGADPSIGRQAAVEDRERIAEALDGADMVFITAGMGGGTGTGAAPVVAQVARDLGILTVAVVTKPFPFEGRKRMEVADQGVKALSEYVDSVITIPNEKLLTILGKQASLLDAFSKANEVLQGAVQGIAELITRPGLINVDFADVRTVMSEMGMAMMGSSVASGEDRANIAVTEAISSPLLENVDIRGARGILVNVTAGPDMMISEYEEVGNKVKELASEDATVVIGTAIDPEMGESLRVTIVATGLGLPAKNQQPYKVVKTGTGPVAYEELDTPTVIRHRRTGANAEDTGSMDYLDIPAFLRKQAD from the coding sequence ATGTTTGAACTAATGGATACATATGATCAGCAGGCTGTGATCAAGGTTGTTGGTGTCGGTGGTGGTGGCGGTAACGCCGTCAACCATATGGTTGGTGCCAATATAGAAGGTGTTGAGTTTATTAATGCCAACACAGATGCCCAGGCGCTGAACAGCTCGCCGGTGGCAACCGTACTGCAGCTCGGTGCCAATCTGACCAAGGGTCTGGGTTGCGGAGCAGACCCGTCCATTGGCCGCCAGGCAGCGGTCGAGGATAGAGAACGAATCGCGGAAGCGCTTGATGGAGCTGACATGGTGTTTATCACCGCCGGAATGGGTGGCGGTACCGGAACCGGTGCCGCGCCGGTTGTCGCGCAGGTGGCACGTGACCTCGGAATTTTGACCGTGGCTGTTGTCACCAAGCCATTTCCTTTCGAAGGCCGCAAGCGCATGGAAGTGGCTGACCAGGGCGTAAAAGCGTTAAGCGAATACGTGGATTCGGTAATCACCATTCCCAACGAAAAGTTGTTGACCATTCTGGGCAAGCAGGCCAGCCTTCTGGACGCATTCAGCAAGGCCAACGAAGTATTGCAGGGCGCAGTACAGGGAATTGCCGAGCTGATTACCCGCCCCGGCCTGATCAATGTGGATTTCGCTGACGTGCGTACCGTGATGTCGGAAATGGGCATGGCAATGATGGGCTCTTCGGTGGCTTCCGGCGAAGATCGCGCCAACATTGCCGTAACTGAGGCTATCTCCAGCCCGTTGCTGGAAAATGTCGATATTCGTGGCGCCCGTGGAATCCTGGTCAACGTCACCGCAGGCCCTGACATGATGATTAGTGAATACGAAGAAGTGGGTAACAAGGTCAAGGAACTGGCTTCGGAAGATGCTACCGTCGTAATTGGAACTGCGATTGACCCGGAAATGGGTGAAAGCCTGCGGGTTACGATTGTTGCGACGGGCCTTGGTTTGCCCGCCAAGAATCAACAGCCGTACAAGGTTGTAAAAACAGGTACCGGTCCTGTGGCATACGAGGAGCTTGATACGCCAACAGTGATTCGCCATCGTCGGACTGGCGCCAATGCCGAAGACACCGGCAGTATGGACTACCTCGATATCCCGGCGTTCTTGCGTAAACAGGCAGATTAA
- the murB gene encoding UDP-N-acetylmuramate dehydrogenase, translating to MIMAKQASQLRGRMKMAEPMTRHTSWRIGGPADKYYQPADLDDLVTFLASLPESESLSWIGLGSNLLVRDGGIRGTVIALSGMLNELSVIESSLVRAESGVAGAKVARFCANHHLVGAEFLAGIPGTVGGALAMNAGAFGGETWRIVESVETIDRHGHIRTRPASEYEIGYRKVRGHEGEWFVAAHLRLQPGESSSAKEEIRNLLARRGDTQPTQLPNAGSVFKNPDGDHAARLIEACGLKGFCIGKACVSDKHANFIINTGNARAADVEALIGHIRDTVKAEQDIDLEPEVRIIGEPADD from the coding sequence ATGATTATGGCAAAGCAGGCATCACAGCTGCGAGGTCGCATGAAAATGGCGGAACCCATGACGCGCCACACCAGTTGGCGCATTGGTGGACCGGCTGACAAATACTACCAGCCGGCTGACCTTGATGACCTGGTTACCTTTCTCGCCAGCCTGCCGGAATCGGAGTCGTTGAGCTGGATTGGTTTGGGCAGCAACCTGTTGGTGCGTGATGGTGGAATCAGGGGAACAGTTATCGCCCTGAGTGGAATGCTTAACGAGTTGTCAGTTATAGAGAGCAGTCTCGTGCGTGCCGAATCCGGAGTGGCTGGAGCGAAAGTAGCGCGGTTTTGCGCCAACCACCACCTTGTCGGCGCCGAATTTCTCGCGGGCATTCCGGGTACTGTCGGCGGCGCCTTGGCCATGAATGCTGGAGCATTTGGCGGTGAAACCTGGCGTATTGTTGAAAGTGTAGAAACCATTGACAGGCATGGGCACATACGGACAAGGCCCGCATCAGAATATGAAATCGGCTACCGCAAGGTGCGTGGACACGAAGGTGAGTGGTTTGTAGCCGCCCACCTGAGATTGCAACCGGGTGAGTCGAGTAGTGCCAAAGAGGAGATACGAAACCTGCTTGCCCGTCGAGGAGATACACAGCCCACCCAGTTGCCGAATGCGGGTTCTGTTTTCAAGAACCCGGACGGTGACCATGCGGCGCGCCTGATAGAGGCATGCGGCCTGAAGGGGTTCTGTATCGGCAAGGCCTGTGTATCGGACAAACATGCAAACTTTATTATCAATACCGGTAACGCCCGTGCTGCTGATGTTGAAGCACTTATTGGGCACATAAGAGATACCGTAAAGGCCGAGCAGGATATTGATCTGGAGCCTGAGGTGCGAATCATCGGAGAACCTGCAGATGACTGA
- a CDS encoding D-alanine--D-alanine ligase, with the protein MTEQFGRVAVLMGGLSAERDVSLKSGAAVLQALKEAGVDAHGIDAGRDVLEILKQRDFDRAFIILHGRWGEDGVIQGALEVTGLPYTGSGVLASALAMDKLSSKRLWRGVGVSTAEFEEISDESGLAEAAGKLGFPMFIKPAHEGSSVGMAKVTNDTELNQAWAAAREFDSQVIAERFIDGPEYTVAILGDEALPVIRVETPNEFYDYDAKYVADSTLYHCPSGLTEEQESQMKDLALQAYNALGCKGWGRIDVMMDKNEKMYVLEANTVPGMTDHSLVPMAARQAGIGFRELVLKILSLSNGKAC; encoded by the coding sequence ATGACTGAGCAATTCGGAAGGGTAGCGGTGTTGATGGGCGGCCTCTCAGCCGAGCGGGATGTATCGCTGAAAAGTGGTGCAGCCGTGTTGCAGGCGCTGAAAGAAGCGGGAGTCGATGCCCACGGCATTGATGCCGGCAGGGATGTGCTGGAAATTCTGAAGCAGCGTGATTTTGATCGTGCATTCATCATATTGCATGGTCGATGGGGCGAGGACGGAGTGATCCAGGGAGCGCTTGAAGTAACCGGTTTGCCTTACACAGGAAGTGGTGTGCTGGCATCAGCGCTGGCAATGGACAAGCTGAGCAGCAAACGGTTGTGGCGAGGGGTAGGGGTCAGTACAGCAGAGTTTGAAGAAATCAGTGATGAGTCTGGCCTGGCTGAAGCAGCCGGAAAACTCGGGTTTCCCATGTTCATCAAGCCGGCACATGAAGGATCCAGTGTAGGCATGGCAAAAGTCACCAATGACACCGAACTGAACCAGGCCTGGGCAGCGGCGCGTGAATTTGATAGCCAGGTCATCGCCGAGCGGTTTATCGACGGGCCTGAATATACGGTCGCAATACTGGGTGACGAAGCATTACCGGTGATCAGGGTGGAGACACCTAACGAGTTTTACGACTACGACGCAAAGTATGTTGCAGATTCGACTCTTTATCACTGCCCCAGCGGTTTGACTGAAGAACAGGAAAGTCAAATGAAAGATCTTGCTTTACAGGCATACAACGCGCTTGGGTGCAAGGGCTGGGGTCGAATTGATGTAATGATGGACAAGAATGAAAAGATGTATGTGCTTGAGGCAAATACCGTTCCGGGCATGACTGATCATAGCCTGGTTCCCATGGCCGCGAGACAGGCCGGAATTGGTTTTAGGGAGCTGGTGTTGAAAATACTGTCGTTGAGTAACGGGAAGGCGTGTTGA
- the ftsA gene encoding cell division protein FtsA codes for MAKRDDSRLIVGLDIGTSKVLVIVGEISATGDIEIIGVGHHPSRGLKKGVVVNIESTVQSIQRAVEEAELMAGCEIHSVYAGIAGSHISSFNSHGIVAVKDKEVGGSDVDRVIEAARALAIPADQKILHVIPQEFIIDQQEGIREPIGMSGVRLEAKVHIVTGAVSAAQNIIKCVRRCGLESDDIILEQLASSISVLTEDEKELGVCIVDIGGGTTDICVFTDGAIRHTAVIPIAGDQVTNDIAVALRTPTHHAEEIKKKYGCALTQLAAADETIEVPSVGDRPPRQLSRHTLAEVIEPRMEELFSLVLAELRRSGFEDVIGSGVVITGGSSKLEGMVELAEEVFHMPVRLGMPQFVGGLANVVQNPIYATGVGLVMFGAKHQGGEKYFDHSGQSTPGTKAVWARMKSWFQGNF; via the coding sequence ATGGCAAAACGTGATGATTCGAGACTGATAGTTGGGCTGGATATCGGTACTTCAAAGGTGCTGGTTATTGTCGGAGAAATCTCGGCCACGGGCGATATAGAAATAATCGGTGTCGGGCACCACCCGTCACGAGGTCTCAAAAAAGGCGTGGTGGTAAACATTGAGTCGACCGTTCAATCAATCCAGAGAGCAGTGGAAGAGGCGGAGTTGATGGCGGGCTGTGAAATTCATTCCGTCTACGCCGGTATCGCCGGAAGCCATATAAGCAGCTTCAATTCTCACGGAATTGTCGCGGTCAAGGATAAGGAAGTGGGTGGATCGGATGTAGATCGTGTTATCGAAGCGGCGCGGGCGCTTGCCATTCCGGCTGACCAGAAAATCCTTCATGTTATTCCGCAAGAGTTCATTATTGATCAACAGGAAGGAATTCGTGAGCCAATTGGCATGAGCGGTGTCAGGCTGGAAGCCAAGGTCCACATTGTCACCGGCGCAGTAAGCGCGGCCCAGAATATCATCAAATGCGTACGTCGTTGCGGTCTTGAATCGGATGACATCATTCTGGAACAGCTGGCATCAAGTATCTCGGTGCTCACCGAGGATGAAAAGGAGTTGGGTGTCTGCATAGTTGATATCGGTGGCGGCACAACGGATATCTGTGTCTTTACTGACGGCGCCATTCGACATACAGCAGTTATTCCTATCGCAGGCGACCAGGTAACAAATGATATCGCTGTCGCCTTGAGAACGCCCACGCATCACGCCGAAGAGATCAAGAAAAAATACGGTTGTGCGTTGACACAACTGGCTGCTGCTGACGAAACCATCGAGGTACCGAGTGTCGGTGATCGACCGCCGCGTCAATTGTCGCGTCATACGCTGGCTGAGGTGATTGAGCCTCGTATGGAGGAATTGTTCAGCCTGGTGTTGGCCGAGTTAAGACGTTCCGGGTTTGAGGATGTTATTGGTTCCGGTGTTGTGATTACCGGTGGCAGTTCAAAACTGGAAGGTATGGTGGAACTGGCAGAAGAAGTGTTCCATATGCCGGTGCGCCTCGGCATGCCCCAGTTTGTCGGTGGTCTGGCCAACGTTGTGCAGAACCCGATTTATGCAACTGGTGTCGGGTTGGTGATGTTCGGAGCAAAGCACCAGGGCGGAGAAAAGTATTTTGACCATTCCGGGCAGTCGACACCAGGGACCAAGGCGGTATGGGCAAGAATGAAAAGCTGGTTTCAGGGGAATTTCTGA